In one Pyxidicoccus xibeiensis genomic region, the following are encoded:
- a CDS encoding MBL fold metallo-hydrolase encodes MLDRPMYLKPNVALEPLYNQWYVWWYLLSPASAPLFVTNLHLKLMQSFVANPDVHVAALKNPLLMGGPFINHPASKAPQVKELLERTQREQAHMLAYTKAMAELEQLMAPNNGASLESLYPKVPDILRGYVELTYDLSHRASARVIEPLLYRSKFYSESSQSVMLNMVDGDWRPYIFSTPRLEGDSPLWLKVPYKHEGLDELFRMRHTPGSPGRVAEMLGVPASAAADFANLFTETAPRRTERYTGEGVRVRYFGHACVLMETKDVSILTDPVISYEFPTDLPRYTHSDLPEKIDYVILTHGHADHLMMETLIQLRHRVGTIIVPRNNGNSAADPSLRLMLHHTGFKNVMEIDDLQEIEVPGGSITGLPFMGEHSDLAIQAKTAHLVRLAGKSMLMAADSNAIEPRLYQHLREVVGPIDVLFLGMECEGGPMSWMYGPLLSNPLPRKMDQSRRLNGSDCARATEISKHLAPKEVYVYAMGQEPWLRHVMVLVYDDKTPQIVESNKFMEHCRTQGIQAERPYVRMERVFK; translated from the coding sequence ATGCTGGACCGTCCGATGTACCTGAAGCCGAACGTCGCCCTCGAGCCGCTCTACAACCAATGGTACGTCTGGTGGTACCTGCTGTCGCCGGCGTCGGCGCCGCTGTTCGTGACGAACCTGCACCTGAAGCTGATGCAGTCCTTCGTGGCGAACCCGGACGTCCACGTGGCGGCGCTGAAGAACCCGCTGCTGATGGGCGGCCCCTTCATCAACCACCCGGCGTCGAAGGCGCCGCAGGTGAAGGAGCTGCTGGAGCGCACCCAGCGCGAGCAGGCGCACATGCTCGCGTACACCAAGGCCATGGCGGAGCTGGAGCAGCTGATGGCGCCCAACAACGGCGCGTCGCTGGAGTCGCTCTACCCCAAGGTGCCGGACATCCTGCGCGGCTACGTGGAGCTCACGTATGACCTGAGCCACCGCGCCAGCGCGCGCGTCATCGAGCCGCTGCTCTACCGGAGCAAGTTCTACTCGGAGTCCTCGCAGAGCGTGATGCTCAACATGGTGGACGGCGACTGGCGCCCGTACATCTTCAGCACGCCGCGCCTGGAGGGGGACTCCCCGCTGTGGCTCAAAGTCCCCTACAAGCACGAGGGCCTGGACGAGCTGTTCCGCATGCGCCACACCCCCGGCTCGCCGGGCCGCGTGGCGGAGATGCTGGGCGTGCCCGCGTCGGCCGCCGCCGACTTCGCCAACCTCTTCACCGAGACGGCGCCGCGCCGCACCGAGCGCTACACGGGTGAAGGCGTGCGCGTGCGCTACTTCGGCCACGCCTGCGTGCTGATGGAGACGAAGGACGTCAGCATCCTCACGGACCCCGTCATCAGCTACGAGTTCCCCACGGACCTGCCGCGCTACACGCACTCGGACCTGCCGGAGAAGATCGACTACGTCATCCTCACCCACGGTCACGCCGACCACCTGATGATGGAGACGCTCATCCAGCTGCGTCACCGGGTGGGAACCATCATCGTCCCTCGCAACAACGGCAACTCGGCGGCGGACCCCTCGCTGCGCCTGATGCTGCACCACACCGGCTTCAAGAACGTGATGGAGATCGACGACCTGCAGGAGATCGAGGTCCCCGGCGGCTCCATCACCGGCCTGCCCTTCATGGGCGAGCACAGCGACCTGGCCATCCAGGCGAAGACGGCGCACCTGGTGCGGCTGGCCGGCAAGTCCATGCTGATGGCGGCGGACTCCAACGCCATCGAGCCGCGGCTGTACCAGCACCTGCGCGAAGTCGTGGGCCCCATCGACGTGCTCTTCCTGGGCATGGAGTGCGAGGGCGGCCCGATGAGCTGGATGTACGGCCCGCTGCTGAGCAACCCGCTCCCCCGGAAGATGGACCAGTCGCGCCGGCTCAACGGCTCCGACTGCGCCCGCGCCACGGAGATCTCCAAGCACCTGGCGCCCAAGGAGGTCTACGTCTACGCCATGGGCCAGGAGCCCTGGCTGCGCCACGTCATGGTCCTGGTGTACGACGACAAGACGCCGCAGATTGTCGAGTCGAACAAGTTCATGGAGCACTGCCGCACCCAGGGCATCCAGGCCGAGCGGCCCTACGTGCGCATGGAGCGCGTCTTCAAGTAG